The genomic interval CGAGCCAAAGAACGGGCGCAATCCATCCAGTGCGCCAACCAGATGAAACAAATCGGGCTGGCGTTCAAAACGTGGGCTTTGGACCATAACGGCCAGTATCCTTTCAATGTCAGTACGAATAGCGGGGGCACCTTGGAACTGTGCTCGCCTGGGCCGGATGGTTTCGACCGGAATGCCGCAGTGCATTTCTCGGTTCTTTCGAATGAATTAAGCAGCCCCTTTATATTGGTTTGCCCCGGGGATAGAACGAAGCAGCGGGCGTTTACCTGGCATAATTTGCAGTCGATCAACGTGAGTTACCAACTCAGGACTGGAAGCAATGTGAATGAAAGCCATCCGGACCAAGTCCTGGCTGTGTGCCCCATTCACGGCGGCGTCATTCATTGCGACGGCAGCGTGGAACAGAGGCCGCGCGCGCGCCGATCAGAGCCCGAGAACAGGTAGCGAGGATCAGGGCCTTGCGGAACTCGTCCCTCCGATAACGAGATGGGCCGGGTCGGCGGGGCTTACCGCCATCGACTCGCGCACTTCTTCCGTAGAGACCGCATCGGCGAAGCCGGCCTCGCAAAGCTTCCAATCGTTCTGCGGCTTGTAAAACATCAGTTTAAGGGGCAAACAACCCCACACATGCCTTTCCACATAAACGATATTCAGGAGGCTACGGCCAATGCGTTTGACGGACAGCCGCTCGAAGCTGCCCGGCAGTTGATTGCCAAGGTTCAACTCGGCCAGGGCGCGTTTACTGCGATAGGTTGAGGCAATTCGTTCAGCCGTTGAAGCTGCGTCCTGGGGTTTGGCCCAGTAGGTGAGCACGAGCGCGCTCCAGGCATTGCTTTCGTTGCCGCTGGTGAGTTCTTTCATAAAACTGTCTGCAATTTTCAGCGGCTGTTCGGCGTTCGTGGAGGCGTCCACGGCCATGGATAGGACGTCATCCTTGGCCAAGTCGCCTTCCTGAATGGCTGCGATCTTCCAGTCCTGACGCGCTTTGTAAAACGCGAAGGTCCACGGGATGATGTTGCGTTTGTATTTTTCGAGATAAACCAATTTGGCGGTGCTCAACCCGAGTCTTTTGGAACCCAGAAATTCGTAAGGAACAGCCAGGTGGTCGCCGTCGGTACGGTCCTGGGCCGTGGTGAGCTTCTGACGCTCGCTCTCGGTCTGGGTCGCGATGTCGTCGGCTTCCTCCGGTTTGTACCAACTGCCTTTGATTAATTGGGAAAGCAATCCGTTGGTGTAAGGACTGCACCAAAGGGAAATAAAGGTATCGGAAGCCTTTTTGGCCGTATCGAGGCCGTCCTCTTGGGCTTGAGCGGCGGCGGTGAACAGGCTGGCCAGGTGCAAGCCCAAGGCGATAGTCAGAATCGAAACAATTCTCATAAACTCAACGATCTCACCCGGTTTGGGGTCATGGATCAAGCCAATCCGATGGAAACTGCCGCGTCATCTCCCTACCTACAAAGAGGGGGATTCACAGTGCGTGTTCGAGCGCCTCGCTGAGTTCTTCCGGGGTGAGCACAAGGGGGTTGGCTTTCATGCTGCTGGCTTTGGCGGCTTTGGAGACCACCTCACTTGTGTGCGCCGGCGAGAGGCCATAGGCGCTCAGACCAGGTATTCGCAGGTCATTTACCAGTTCGCGCAGCCAATCGGAGCCTTGTTCGGCTTTGGCTGCGGGTTTTCCCGTCAAGAGCCGGGCGACGGTTTCGAATCGGTTGACTGCCTCGCAAGCGGGCTGTCGTTGACGCAATGCGCGGAGGTTCATTTCAAATACGTGAGGCAACAGCGCAGCGCAAACCGCCCCATGGGGCGCCGGGAACATGCCGCCGATTGGGCCCGCCAATCCATGAACAGCCCCCAGGCCGGCATTGGCGAGAGCTAAGCCGCCAAACAGGCTCGCAACCGCCATGTCATGGCGAGCGGCGGGATTGTGCCCGTCATTGAACGCGGGACGCAACGAACGCGCTACGCGGCCCATCCCCTCGACGCAGATGGGGTCCGTCAGCGGGTTGGCGCGACTTGAGACGTATGGCTCGATAAGTTGCGTGAGGGCATCCAGGCCGGTGCTGGCAGTCATTGCGGGTGGCAGACCGTGAGTGAGTTCGGGGTCCACTAACGCGAGACCGGGCAGCATCCATTGGCTGCGCATACTCACCTTGAGGCGATGTTCCGGCGCGCTGAGCACCGCGTTGCGGGTAACCTCCGAACCGGTCCCGGCTGTCGTTGGAATGGCCATGAACGGGGCCGAGGGGCGAGTCTGAGTTTGGCCTCGGCCAATCACTTCGAGATAATCGAGCAACTCGCCCTCATTGGTGAGCATCGCGGCCACGGCTTTGCCGGCATCAATCGCGCTGCCGCCGCCCATGCTGATGACCAGCTCGCATTCCGCCTCTTTGGCCTTGGATACTCCCATCTGGACCGTCGAGACTTTTGGTTCTCCCTCGATTGCAAATGGAACCGAGCTGACGCCGCTGTCTGCCAGCAGTGCCATCAAACGCTTGGCGCGAAGGGGATTTTGGCCGGTGACGATCAGCGCCCGGTGCCCCCAAGCTTTGGCAAACGAGCCGGCCTCCTCCAAGCGCCTTGCTCCGAAAACAATTCGCGCAGCGGTTGCGAATTCGAAGGACATATATGGCAAGCGGACCGTGCGAACCGGTCCGTCACCAGTCCGGGTCGGCCGGAAAAGTGTTTTGGTATTTCACGCTCGACCGCGGCTCGGCCATCATAGGGGCGACCGCATCGCGCCAGGCCTTGTAATGGGGAGTTTCTTTGTGGGCGGCAGGCGCGCCGGCATCGCGGTATGCCTCGATCAGAACAAACCGGGTCGGGTCCTCCTGTTGCTGCACGACATCAAAGCGAGCGATGCCCGGCTCCTTTACACTCTCGCGGGCATTGAGCATTGAAGCGTGCTTAAAGGCCTCGACCGTGTCCGGCTTGACACGGACTTGGACATGCACCACGAGCATGACTGGTTATTGTTTGGCTGTCTCGCTTGCCGGCTTTGCGGCCAGCTTGTAAAGCCCGGCTTTGATGAATGGCTCGAGAAAATCGCCGTAGCCCAGCTTTTCCATCTGGTCGAGTGGAATGAATCTCAGCGAGGCGGAGTTAATGCAGTAGCGCAGATGAGTCGGCCCTGGGCCATCTTCGAACACATGGCCCAGGTGTGAATCGGCGGTTTTGGAACGGACTTCAGTGCGCTGCACGCCGAGGGAGCTATCGTGGTGCTCGACGATTTCGTTCTGAGCCACCGGCTGGGTAAAGCTGGGCCAGCCGCACCCGGAATCAAATTTGTCCAGCGAGCTGAACAACGGTTTGCCCGACACAATATCCACATAGATGCCCGGTTTTTTATTGTCCCAGTATTCATTGCCAAACGGGGGTTCGGTGTGGGACTGCTGCGTGACCGCGTATTGCATCGGGGTGAGTTCCTTTTGCAGCTCCGTTTGAGACGGTTTTTGGAAATTAGTCATAACGGCATGGCTTGGCGGAATTGAAGCAATGGGCGCTGTGCTCGATGTAATAGGGCCTGCGCGCGAGCAACCGCTTAGCGCCAGAGAGGTGAGCAGCGCGCCTGCCAATCCCTTCATGTTGACATTGCTCATGCCAAAAGAATAGCACAGCTTGCCGGTATGTCTAAGCGTCTTAAAATTGCAGGAGTCCACGTGAGGAGGCTTAAATTTCAAATGGCTTCTCCATGAATCAGAGCCTCCTCACGTCGGCTCCTACAACAAAGCGCTAAAGGCCTTCCAGGATAGCTACGGCGGTGGCGTGGACCTGCGTGTGGCTGATGCTGATGAGCACTGCCTGGGCCCCGCGCGCCTGCAAGAGGGCCTGGCCGCCTTCGTGCAAGATGACAAATGGCTCGCCTGTCTGCTTGCGGGCTACTTCCATGTCCCGCCAGGCAAGCTGCGCCCCAATGCCGGTGCCGAAGGCCTTCGAGATGGCCTCCTTGGCGGCAAATCGTCCGGCGAGAAACGGCCCCGGCGCGCGGTGCGACAGGCAGTAACTGATTTCCTGAGGATGGAGGATTCGGTTGAGGAACCGCTCGCCGAATTTTTTGTAAGAGGCCTCGATACGGCTCACCTCAATGATGTCGATGCCTACGCCGAGGATCATGGGGTTTTTGGCCATTCTTGGCGTTGCGCCTCAAGCGGAGTATCCCTCCATGAGCCGCAACATTTCTCTCACAGCGGTTTCCAGCCCAACGAGGATAGAGCGGCTCACGATGCTATGGCCGATGTTCAGTTCGACCAAATGGGGGACGCGATGGAGCAAGGGAAGGTTTTGGTAATTCAGGCCATGGCCGGCATTCACCTTCAAGCCCAGAGCGCGGGCCTGTTGGGCGCCTTGGATGAGGCGCTGCAATTCCCGCTCGCGCTCAGGCTCCGTCTCGAAGGCCTCGGCAAAAGCCCCGGTATGCAGTTCGATGAACTGGCTGCCGGTCCGGGCGGCGGCTTCGATCTGGGGCGGGTCGGGCGCGATGAACAAGCTGACCTCAATGGCTCGGTCGTTCAATTTTTTGCGCGCCTCGCTCACGGCCGTCAGATTGCCGGCCACCTCCAGGCCGCCTTCGGTAGTGACTTCCTGGCGCCGCTCCGGCACCAGGCAAACGATATCCGGTTTGAGCCTCAAAGCGATTCCGAGGATTTCCTCTGAGATTGCCATTTCGAGGTTCAGCCGGGTTTTGATTATCTCACGGAGTTTCCAAATATCCCGGTCCTGGATGTGGCGCCGGTCCTCGCGCAAATGTGCGGTAATCCCGTGGGCACCCGCCGCTTCGCACGCCAGGGCCGCAGCCACTGGGTCGGGTTCCCCCCGGTCACTCCCGCGATAGCGGGCCTCGCGCACGGTGGCGACGTGATCGATATTGACTCCCAATCTCAGCATCCGGAAGCATTATGAATCAGAGGCCCCTTGCGCAACCCAGAAGCTTGAAGGCGGCGGGCGCATGAGAAAGCAGCGCCGGGGTTCTGACCGCGCGCGGAAGGCGTGCCGCCGCGCACTTAACCGGACGAAGGTATCTGTTTAGCCATGCAGATTGGGCCTGTTCGGTTCGGTCACAGGGAGATTTATCGCCCTCCAGCTCCGCGCGCCCGAAACCCCGGAGGTGTGTCCGATGCCCCTGGGTCGCTAACCACATACCGGGCGAGACGCCCGGTTACGAGGACTCCTGGGGTACGGGATTTGTCAATGACCCTGCTTGGGGCGCGCTGAAAAGACGGGCAAGGAATTCCTGGGCGAGCAACTCGTAAGCGGCTGAGCCGGCGCTGTACTTATCATAATGGATGATGGGTTTGCCGAAACTTGGCGCTTCGGCCAGGCGCGTGCTGCGGGGAATGAGCGTCTCGAAAACCCGCTCGCCGAAATGCTCGCGAACCTCGCTGACGACCTGTTGGGAAAGTTTGGTGCGCCCATCGTACATGGTCATGACGACGCCGGTGAGTTCGAGTCTTTGGTTCACCCCATTTTGGTGCAGTTGACTCATGATACGGTTGAGCATCGAGATGCCTTCCAAGGCGTAATACTCGCATTGCAAGGGGACCAGCACCCCGTCGGCGGCGGCAAAGGCGTTGAGCGTCAGGACACCCAGTGAAGGCGGGCAGTCCACCAGAACCACGTCGTGCTGACCGCTCTGGAGGACGGGCTGAATGGCCTGGGCCAGGCGCTGCAGATGGTTCTCGGCGCGAGCCAGTTCGAAATCCGCTCCGCATAGATCGACTTCGCTCGGGATTAACTCGAGTCCTTCGAAGGCGGTTTTGCGGATTTTCTCCTGAAGCGTCCCTTCGCCGAGCAGGACGCGATACGCGCTGCCGCCTTCAATTTTTTCGAAGCCGACGCCGCTGGTTGCGTTGGCTTGCGGATCGAGGTCAAAGAGCAACACCCGGCGTCCCAGGGCCGCGAGACACGCCGCCAGATTGACCGCTGTGGTGGTCTTGCCTACGCCGCCCTTTTGGTTGGCCACGGCGATAAGTTTAGTTGGCACGACCGCAGATGTAATGAAAAGAGAGCGGCGATTCAAGTTTTCCTAACAGTTTCACTGGATTTTACTCCGGTCCGGTTGCATCATAGGATCATGAACTTGATCCTCTCGACGCATAACGTGACTCTGACCAAAGCCATCGAAGATCACATTATCAATCGCATTACAAAACTGGAGCACCTGGACCGTTTTGCCATCAATGCGCGCGTCACCCTCCAGCACGATCAGACCAAAGCCCCGGAACGACAGTTTGCCTGCTCGATGCGCCTGGCGGTTCCCGGGCCGGACCTGTTTGCCGAGGATGTTGAGGGCGATTTGTATGCGGCCATCGACGTGGTGGCCAAAAAGATCGAGCAGCAAATCCGCAAACGGCAGAGCAAGTACAAGGCACGGAAACACAAGGTCGCCTCGCGCACCAAGCGGACGCGGCAGGAAAAGGGTTTTTGACCGTTGCGGCCTCTCCCAATTTGTTCAGCCGAATTCCCAACCAAGCTTTCCACATTTCGGCTGAGTTCATGATTCGACAATGATCCTGCGGGCTCGCACAGTCCTTCCCATCTCCGGGCCGGCCATACCGGACGGGGCCATTGCTGTCCGCTGGGGGCGGATTGCGTCTGTGGGGCGCTGGGCGGAGGTGCGTTCGAGCGGCAATGGCCGCTGCGTGGACCTGGGCGATGTTATCCTGTTGCCTGGCCTCATCAACGC from Verrucomicrobiia bacterium carries:
- a CDS encoding ParA family protein; amino-acid sequence: MPTKLIAVANQKGGVGKTTTAVNLAACLAALGRRVLLFDLDPQANATSGVGFEKIEGGSAYRVLLGEGTLQEKIRKTAFEGLELIPSEVDLCGADFELARAENHLQRLAQAIQPVLQSGQHDVVLVDCPPSLGVLTLNAFAAADGVLVPLQCEYYALEGISMLNRIMSQLHQNGVNQRLELTGVVMTMYDGRTKLSQQVVSEVREHFGERVFETLIPRSTRLAEAPSFGKPIIHYDKYSAGSAAYELLAQEFLARLFSAPQAGSLTNPVPQESS
- the acpS gene encoding holo-ACP synthase; amino-acid sequence: MILGVGIDIIEVSRIEASYKKFGERFLNRILHPQEISYCLSHRAPGPFLAGRFAAKEAISKAFGTGIGAQLAWRDMEVARKQTGEPFVILHEGGQALLQARGAQAVLISISHTQVHATAVAILEGL
- the msrB gene encoding peptide-methionine (R)-S-oxide reductase MsrB, whose protein sequence is MSNVNMKGLAGALLTSLALSGCSRAGPITSSTAPIASIPPSHAVMTNFQKPSQTELQKELTPMQYAVTQQSHTEPPFGNEYWDNKKPGIYVDIVSGKPLFSSLDKFDSGCGWPSFTQPVAQNEIVEHHDSSLGVQRTEVRSKTADSHLGHVFEDGPGPTHLRYCINSASLRFIPLDQMEKLGYGDFLEPFIKAGLYKLAAKPASETAKQ
- a CDS encoding pyridoxine 5'-phosphate synthase, which codes for MLRLGVNIDHVATVREARYRGSDRGEPDPVAAALACEAAGAHGITAHLREDRRHIQDRDIWKLREIIKTRLNLEMAISEEILGIALRLKPDIVCLVPERRQEVTTEGGLEVAGNLTAVSEARKKLNDRAIEVSLFIAPDPPQIEAAARTGSQFIELHTGAFAEAFETEPERERELQRLIQGAQQARALGLKVNAGHGLNYQNLPLLHRVPHLVELNIGHSIVSRSILVGLETAVREMLRLMEGYSA
- a CDS encoding iron-containing alcohol dehydrogenase yields the protein MSFEFATAARIVFGARRLEEAGSFAKAWGHRALIVTGQNPLRAKRLMALLADSGVSSVPFAIEGEPKVSTVQMGVSKAKEAECELVISMGGGSAIDAGKAVAAMLTNEGELLDYLEVIGRGQTQTRPSAPFMAIPTTAGTGSEVTRNAVLSAPEHRLKVSMRSQWMLPGLALVDPELTHGLPPAMTASTGLDALTQLIEPYVSSRANPLTDPICVEGMGRVARSLRPAFNDGHNPAARHDMAVASLFGGLALANAGLGAVHGLAGPIGGMFPAPHGAVCAALLPHVFEMNLRALRQRQPACEAVNRFETVARLLTGKPAAKAEQGSDWLRELVNDLRIPGLSAYGLSPAHTSEVVSKAAKASSMKANPLVLTPEELSEALEHAL
- a CDS encoding antibiotic biosynthesis monooxygenase codes for the protein MLVVHVQVRVKPDTVEAFKHASMLNARESVKEPGIARFDVVQQQEDPTRFVLIEAYRDAGAPAAHKETPHYKAWRDAVAPMMAEPRSSVKYQNTFPADPDW
- the raiA gene encoding ribosome-associated translation inhibitor RaiA, with the protein product MNLILSTHNVTLTKAIEDHIINRITKLEHLDRFAINARVTLQHDQTKAPERQFACSMRLAVPGPDLFAEDVEGDLYAAIDVVAKKIEQQIRKRQSKYKARKHKVASRTKRTRQEKGF